From one Lotus japonicus ecotype B-129 chromosome 3, LjGifu_v1.2 genomic stretch:
- the LOC130748459 gene encoding protein CUP-SHAPED COTYLEDON 2-like, with the protein MDSYYPLHHHLDMNRDSHLPPGFRFHPTDEELITYYLLKKVLDSTFTGRAIAEVDLNKCEPWELPEKAKMGEKEWYFFSLRDRKYPTGLRTNRATEAGYWKATGKDREIYSSKTCSLVGMKKTLVFYRGRAPKGEKSNWVMHEYRLEGKFAYHYLSRNSKDEWVISRVFQKNSIGGGNGSITTVSSTTSNGSKKTRMNMNMSNTSASNSMSLCPEPSSPSSVYLPPLLDSSPYHPNNTTVTFDNNTTQREHVSCFSTISAATAAVVSNNNNTFNSNASFDLVPPQPLINSDPFARFQRNSQLPFFFSQAAQPFHGDFLGWPVTEEQKVQAESGSTSTGMALGSTELDCMWGY; encoded by the exons ATGGACAGCTACTACCCTCTCCACCACCACTTGGACATGAACAGAGACTCACATTTGCCTCCTGGCTTTAGATTCCACCCAACTGATGAAGAACTCATCACTTACTACCTTCTCAAGAAGGTTCTTGACAGCACCTTCACTGGCAGAGCCATAGCTGAAGTTGATCTTAACAAGTGTGAGCCATGGGAGCTTCCTG AGAAAGCTAAGATGGGTGAGAAGGAGTGGTACTTTTTCAGCTTAAGAGACAGGAAGTACCCAACTGGGCTAAGAACCAATAGGGCAACAGAAGCTGGTTACTGGAAAGCCACTGGGAAAGACAGAGAGATTTACAGTTCCAAAACTTGCTCCCTTGTTGGCATGAAGAAAACCCTTGTTTTCTACAGAGGAAGAGCTCCAAAAGGAGAGAAGAGCAACTGGGTCATGCATGAGTATCGTCTTGAAGGCAAATTTGCCTACCACTACCTCTCTAGGAATTCTAAG GATGAATGGGTCATTTCTCGTGTGTTTCAAAAGAACAGCATCGGTGGCGGCAACGGAAGCATCACCACCGTGTCTTCCACCACCTCCAACGGTTCCAAGAAGACAAGAATGAACATGAACATGAGCAACACCTCTGCAAGCAACAGCATGAGTCTCTGCCCTGAACCAAGTTCTCCCTCTTCGGTTTATCTTCCACCGCTTCTAGACTCTTCACCTTACCACCCCAACAACACCACCGTGACCTTTGATAACAACACCACCCAAAGGGAGCACGTGTCCTGTTTCTCCACAATTTCTGCGGCCACTGCCGCTGTTGtctccaacaacaacaacaccttCAACAGCAATGCTAGCTTTGACCTTGTTCCTCCTCAACCACTGATTAATTCAGACCCTTTTGCTCGGTTTCAGAGAAACAGCCAGCTGCCTTTCTTCTTCTCACAGGCGGCGCAGCCATTTCACGGTGACTTTCTTGGTTGGCCGGTGACGGAGGAGCAGAAAGTGCAGGCTGAGAGTGGTTCTACTTCTACTGGCATGGCATTAGGATCCACCGAGCTTGATTGCATGTGGGGCTATTAA
- the LOC130748705 gene encoding D-amino-acid transaminase, chloroplastic-like isoform X1: MGNPTESSASSKKSTAEVENDADFRVHVFSSSSELLEKLHERWSSVEKLPYPAMYSSIYGGIILDPAMMVIPIDDHMVHRGHGVFDTAIILNGYLYELDVHLDRFLRSASKAKISSPFSKSTLRSILIQLTAASKCKKGTLRYWLSAGPGDFLLSSSGCPTSAFYAVVIDQEFSQCKEGVKAVTSSVPMKPPLFATMKNVNYLPNVLSIMEAEEKGAFAAIWVDEAGYIAEGPHVNVAFITQEKELIMPSFDNILRGCTAKRLLELAPKLVDQGLLKGVTNKNLTVEEAKASAEMMFVGSTLPVLPIIAWDDQPIGDGRVGELTMKLSDLLWDDMVAGPDTQRIAVPYV; encoded by the exons ATGGGCAATCCCACTGAGTCCAGTGCGTCCTCTAAAAAATCCACTG CAGAGGTTGAAAATGATGCTGATTTTAGAGTTCATGTGTTCTCTTCATCATCCGAG TTACTTGAAAAGCTTCATGAAAGATGGAGTTCAGTGGAGAAACTACCATACCCAGCTATGTACTCTAGTATATATGGTGGTATCATACTTGATCCAGCAATGATGGTAATCCCCATTGATGATCACATGGTGCATAGAGGGCATGGGGTCTTTGATACTGCTATTATTTTAAATGG ATACCTCTATGAGTTGGATGTTCACCTTGACCGTTTCCTAAGGTCAGCCTCCAAAGCCAAGATAAGCTCTCCTTTCTCTAAGTCGACGCTTCGCAGCATTCTAATACAACTAACTGCAGCATCCAAATGCAAGAAAGGAACTCTAAGATACTGGCTGAGTGCAGGTCCTGGGGATTTCTTGCTCTCTTCATCAGGATGTCCAACATCTGCATTCTATGCAGTAGTAATTGATCAAGAATTTTCCCAGTGCAAAGAGGGGGTTAAAGCGGTTACTTCCAGCGTACCAATGAAGCCGCCTCTATTTGCCACAATGAAAAATGTGAATTACCTTCCTAATGTCCTTTCAATAATGGAAGCAGAAGAGAAAGGAGCATTTGCTGCTATATGGGTTGATGAGGCTGGTTATATTGCTGAAGGTCCACATGTGAATGTTGCTTTTATTACTCAAGAAAAGGAACTTATCATGCCTTCTTTTGATAACATCCTACGCGGTTGCACTGCGAAAAGGCTTCTTGAGCTTGCACCCAAGTTGGTTGATCAAGGGCTTCTTAAAGGTGTAACAAATAAAAATCTGACTGTGGAGGAAGCTAAAGCTTCTGCTGAAATGATGTTTGTAGGAAGCACACTTCCTGTGTTGCCTATCATTGCGTGGGATGATCAACCTATTGGCGATG GAAGGGTTGGAGAATTGACAATGAAACTCTCAGATTTGCTATGGGATGATATGGTAGCTGGCCCTGACACACAGAGAATAGCAGTTCCTTACGTCTAG
- the LOC130748705 gene encoding D-amino-acid transaminase, chloroplastic-like isoform X2, producing MGNPTESSASSKKSTEVENDADFRVHVFSSSSELLEKLHERWSSVEKLPYPAMYSSIYGGIILDPAMMVIPIDDHMVHRGHGVFDTAIILNGYLYELDVHLDRFLRSASKAKISSPFSKSTLRSILIQLTAASKCKKGTLRYWLSAGPGDFLLSSSGCPTSAFYAVVIDQEFSQCKEGVKAVTSSVPMKPPLFATMKNVNYLPNVLSIMEAEEKGAFAAIWVDEAGYIAEGPHVNVAFITQEKELIMPSFDNILRGCTAKRLLELAPKLVDQGLLKGVTNKNLTVEEAKASAEMMFVGSTLPVLPIIAWDDQPIGDGRVGELTMKLSDLLWDDMVAGPDTQRIAVPYV from the exons ATGGGCAATCCCACTGAGTCCAGTGCGTCCTCTAAAAAATCCACTG AGGTTGAAAATGATGCTGATTTTAGAGTTCATGTGTTCTCTTCATCATCCGAG TTACTTGAAAAGCTTCATGAAAGATGGAGTTCAGTGGAGAAACTACCATACCCAGCTATGTACTCTAGTATATATGGTGGTATCATACTTGATCCAGCAATGATGGTAATCCCCATTGATGATCACATGGTGCATAGAGGGCATGGGGTCTTTGATACTGCTATTATTTTAAATGG ATACCTCTATGAGTTGGATGTTCACCTTGACCGTTTCCTAAGGTCAGCCTCCAAAGCCAAGATAAGCTCTCCTTTCTCTAAGTCGACGCTTCGCAGCATTCTAATACAACTAACTGCAGCATCCAAATGCAAGAAAGGAACTCTAAGATACTGGCTGAGTGCAGGTCCTGGGGATTTCTTGCTCTCTTCATCAGGATGTCCAACATCTGCATTCTATGCAGTAGTAATTGATCAAGAATTTTCCCAGTGCAAAGAGGGGGTTAAAGCGGTTACTTCCAGCGTACCAATGAAGCCGCCTCTATTTGCCACAATGAAAAATGTGAATTACCTTCCTAATGTCCTTTCAATAATGGAAGCAGAAGAGAAAGGAGCATTTGCTGCTATATGGGTTGATGAGGCTGGTTATATTGCTGAAGGTCCACATGTGAATGTTGCTTTTATTACTCAAGAAAAGGAACTTATCATGCCTTCTTTTGATAACATCCTACGCGGTTGCACTGCGAAAAGGCTTCTTGAGCTTGCACCCAAGTTGGTTGATCAAGGGCTTCTTAAAGGTGTAACAAATAAAAATCTGACTGTGGAGGAAGCTAAAGCTTCTGCTGAAATGATGTTTGTAGGAAGCACACTTCCTGTGTTGCCTATCATTGCGTGGGATGATCAACCTATTGGCGATG GAAGGGTTGGAGAATTGACAATGAAACTCTCAGATTTGCTATGGGATGATATGGTAGCTGGCCCTGACACACAGAGAATAGCAGTTCCTTACGTCTAG
- the LOC130745663 gene encoding uncharacterized protein LOC130745663, translating to MYEAGPDELLLRMDDVAGLSEAAGSRFTSLELIGQGSFGDVYKGFDKELNKAVAIKVIDLEESEDDIEDIQKEISVLSQCRCPYITEYYGSFLNQTRLWIIMEYMAGGSVADLLQAGTPLDEMSIACILRDLLHAIDYLHNEGKIHRDIKAANILLSESGDVKVADFGVSAQLTRTISRRKTFVGTPFWMAPEVIQNTEGYNEKADIWSLGITAIEMAKGEPPLADLHPMRVLFIIPRENPPQLDEHFSRPLKDFVSSCLKKVPAERPSAKELLKDRFIRNARKNPKLLERIRERPKYQIKEDLETPRNGPRGIGEASDTMKVARDFKGEEANRASNLGKTLKSAGWDFSIGGSEGTGTFRSASRPPQFREKKTEVSNNQLTQRKAPEIGYQEGSANRSSLNESLESSFGKDVRVSYDDVQLDNQLEDDELYGNGSGTVVIRSPIGSRPPVFRDQSSQSSGSYASFEDTSTSGTVVFRSQHDDSDSPQTPRTRLGLHDRNSNASLEDSAINLAEAKAAIQGGQRKANARERFSLAKINTEIPESKRDQLSSSSDSLRSSREYIDAQKGVLRPHYDDEESTKIVSTSVPLSALLIPSLKEAIADDPEGSMVRAVINAFVDMEGSMPRSCDVLVKKLLQRLASSKEDSLKDLKELASQIFSRTMSAEETRNAEADNRKKQQNKERHPNSNSSPLARFLLSRWQSQTSRDLHQS from the exons GTTTGACAAGGAGCTCAACAAAGCAGTCGCCATCAAAGTGATTGATTTGGAAGAATC AGAGGATGATATTGAGGATATTCAGAAG gaaatatctgTTTTGTCACAATGTCGATGTCCATATATCACAGAGTATTATGGTTCCTTTCTCAATCAAACTAGACTTTGGATAATAATGGAATATATGGCTGGCGGCTCTGTTGCTGATCTG CTCCAAGCAGGTACTCCCCTTGATGAAATGTCAATTGCTTGCATTCTACGTGACTTGCTGCATGCTATTGATTACCTACACAATGAAGGAAAAATTcacagagacattaaag CTGCAAATATTCTATTGTCAGAGAGTGGTGATGTAAAG GTGGCAGATTTTGGTGTTTCTGCTCAATTAACAAGGACTATATCAAGGAGAAAG ACATTTGTAGGAACACCATTCTGGATGGCACCTGAGGTTATTCAGAATACAGAAGGGTATAATGAGAAG GCAGATATTTGGTCCCTTGGGATTACTGCAATTGAGATGGCAAAGGGGGAGCCTCCACTTGCTGATCTTCACCCCATGAGAGTGCTTTTCATCATACCCCGAGAGAATCCACCACAG CTAGATGAACATTTTTCTCGTCCGCTGAAAGACTTCGTTTCGTCATGTTTGAAGAAGGTTCCTGCTGAG AGGCCAAGTGCTAAAGAACTTCTCAAAGATCGTTTTATACGGAATGCTAGGAAGAATCCAAAGCTCTTGGAAAGAATAAG GGAGCGTCCAAAGTATCAAATaaaggaagatctggagacacCTAGAAATGGCCCAAGAGGGATAGGGGAGGCATCAGATACTATGAAGGTGGCGAGAGATTTTAAAGGTGAAGAAGCTAATCGAGCAAG CAATCTGGGTAAAACCCTTAAAAGTGCTGGGTGGGACTTCAGCATTGGTGGATCAGAGGGTACTGGAACCTTTCGTAGTGCCTCACGACCGCCGCAGTTTAGGGAAAAGAAAACTGAAGTTTCAAACAATCAGCTTACCCAAAGAAAAGCTCCCGAGATTGGTTATCAAGAGGGATCTGCCAATAGAAGTTCACTTAATGAGTCACTTGAAAGTTCCTTTGGAAAAGATGTTAGAGTTTCTTACGATGATGTGCAGCTGGATAATCAACTTGAAGAT GATGAATTGTATGGGAATGGATCAGGAACAGTTGTTATTCGATCTCCAATAGGATCAAGGCCACCTGTTTTTCGTGACCAAAGCTCCCAG TCTAGCGGCAGCTATGCTTCTTTTGAAGATACTTCTACAAGCGGAACTGTTGTTTTTCGTAGCCAGCATGATGATTCTGATTCTCCACAGACACCAAGGACCCGTCTAGGACTTCATGACAGAAATTCAAATGCATCGTTGGAAGATAGCGCTATAAACCTTGCCGAG GCAAAGGCTGCTATCCAAGGAGGGCAAAGGAAAGCAAATGCTCGAGAGAGATTTTCCCTGGCAAAAATCAACACCGAAATACCGGAAAGCAAGCGAGACCAATTGAGTAGCAGCTCTGATTCGTTGAG ATCAAGTCGTGAATATATTGATGCACAAAAGGGTGTGTTAAGACCACACTATGATGATGAGGAAAGTACTAAAATAGTATCAACCTCGGTCCCATTATCAGCTTTGCTTATTCCTTCATTAAAAGAG GCCAttgctgatgatccagaaggtTCCATGGTTCGGGCAGTCATCAATGCTTTCGTAGACATGGAGGGTTCAATGCCTAGATCCTGTGATGTTCTTGTCAAAAAATTGCTTCAGCGGTTGGCAAG TTCAAAGGAAGATTCATTGAAGGACCTGAAGGAATTGGCAAGCCAAATATTTAGCAGGACCATGTCAGCAGAAGAAACCCGAAATGCAGAGGCTGATAATCGGAAGAAACAACAGAACAAGGAACGTCATCCAAATAGCAATTCAAGCCCTCTTGCAAGATTTCTTCTCTCAAG ATGGCAAAGCCAAACCTCACGGGATCTACACCAGTCTTGA